The Streptomyces sp. 11x1 genomic sequence TTCGCGGTGAAGGTTCTCTGGTACATCGCCCTGGCCGTCCTGGTGCTGTGGCTCCTCGGCTTCCTGCTGCGCGGCACGTCCGCCTCCGGAGGAAGGAGCCGCTGGTACAGGTGGTGACGTCACTCCCGCGGTAGCAACGGTCCGAGCGGCCCGAGGTCCAGATTCAGGTCCTCGGGCCGCAGCCCGTAGCGCTCGCGCAGCTCGGTCATACGCTCGTCCAGCAGCATCAGCGTGAGCCCGATGCGCTCCTCCTGGTCCTCCGACAGCTCACCGGTGTCGAAGCGCCGCAGAGCCTGCCGCTCCATGAGCTGACGGAGCAGCTCGACGACGGTCAGGACCAGCTTGACCAGGTCCCTCTCGACCGTGTCGGGCTCCAGTTCGAGACGGTTGCGGCCGGTCACTCGGCTCCTCCCCAAGGCGACGGGACCTGTGCGTTCACGGAGCTGATCAGCGCGTTCAGATCGATGCGGACGAGGTCGACGTCCGCGATGCGCAGGGTGAGGTCCCCGGTGATGACGACCCCGCCGGCCAGCAGCCGGTCGAGGAGGTCGACGAGGGCGACCTCACGACGTTCGATCACGGTCACGTGCTCTCCTCCCCCGTGCCGGTCTCCCCGCTGAAGGAATAGGCGGCCCACGGCCCGGTCAGTTCCACCCGCAATCCCGGTTCCTCGCCCTTCGTGCGGTCCACCAGTTCCACGAACTCCTCGGAATGCGCGCGCGGCACCAGATAGGCCGCGTTCAGCACATTGCGTCCGGGAACTCCGGAGAGCGCGGAATTCTGCGGGGCGTGCAGCCGGGTGTCCTCGGCGAATTGCGCGAGAGTTTCGTGCAGCCGGCGGGCGAACCGGTCGGCGTTCTCCCACAACTCCTCGTGGGCCCGGTGGCTCCGCCGCCGCTGCCGCAGATAGTCCCGCCCGCTGGAGACCTTCGCGGGCGCCTGGGCCTCCTCCCGCTCCTCGGACTCCGCGTAGACCTTGACGCCCCACTCCACCCGGCCCGAGAGCCGGTCCAGAGTGCGCCGGAAGCCCTCCTCGCGGGCCTCCAGCATGACCCGTACGCCGCTGTCGTCGCGGAAGACGGTGCCGAGCCGGAGCGGCAGGGGCGTGGTGACCACGGTGAGGGCGTCGATCACGCTCTGGTGGGCCCGGGCGGTCTCCGTCAGCCAGTCCAGGTCCTCCAGATGGGCGCGGAGCGGCTGCTCCGCGAAGTCGCGCTCCGGCACCTCGCTGACCACGGCGATCAGATCGTGGTGGCGCAGCTGCCGGGGCGGCGCGCCCGCGACCCCTTTGAGCTGGGACTGGAGCGCCGCGTCGAAGGGGCGGCAGACGGCGTACACATACCGCAGTCCGGTCATGAGGGCTCCTCTCTGGCGCGGCCGCGTCCGATGGCCGACTCCGGCTCCCGCCGGTACCCGCCGTCGTCCAGCTCCGCGAGCCGGGCGCGCAACTCGGCGTTCTCACGGGAGAGTTCGTCGCGGCGGGCGTTGGACGACAGCGCCGGGTCGGTCTCCCACCAGTCGATCCCCATCTCCTTGGCCTTGTCGACGGAGGCGACGATCAGGCGCAGCTTGATGGTGAGCAGTTCGATGTCGAGCAGGTTGATGCGGATGTCACCCGCGATCACCAGGCCCTTGTCGAGGACGCGCTCCAGGATGTCGGCCAGGTTGGCACTCCCGTTCTGCCCGTACGGCTCGGGGACTCGGCTCGGGAACGTCATCGTCGACTCCCGCCCACGGCGGCCCGCTCCTCGTCCTCATCCTCGTACGGTTCCTCCTCACTGTCCTCCTCGGCGTCGTCCTCGGCCTCGGGAACGTCCTCGTACGCCTCCTCCGGTACCTCTTCCGGGTCCTCCAGGTCGCCTTCCTCGTCCTCTTCGACGTACCCTTCGGCCTCCTCGTACTCGTCCGGCTCGGCCTCGTCGGCGTCCTCGTCCTCCTCGTACTCGCCCTCGGCCTCGCCGTCCTCCGACGCCTCGTCGTCGGGCAGCTCCTCCTGCTCCTCGTCCTCCCGCTCCTCCTCGGCGAGGGCGTCCTCGTGGCTGACGACGACGTCGCCGTCGCGGATCTCGCCGCGCCAGCCGTCCTCGGCCTCGCCCCTGAGAGTGATGAATCGGGCGAAGTTCTTGAGGTCGAGCCGGGCCCGGCGGCCCTGGGCGCGCCAGATGTTGCCGGTCTTCTCGAAGAGGCCCTGCGGGTAGTACTCCATCACCAGCAGGACCCGCGTGAGGTCGTCGGCGAGGGAGTGGAAGGTGACCGCGCCCTTCGTGGTGCCCTTGGCGCCCTCCGACGTCCAGGTGATCCGCTGGTCGGGCACCTGTTCGGTGGTGTGGGCCTTCCAGCTGCGGTTGGACCAGAAGACCTTCAGCTGCCAGTCGGAGTGGGTGTCGTCGGCCCGGTTGGCGCTCTTCACCCCCTTGGCGAAGGTGCTGAAGCTCTGGTACTGGGTCCACTGGTCGTACGCGGTGCGCAGCGGCACCCCGACGTCGATGGACTCGATGATCACCGTGGGCTTGCTGCCCGAGCCGCCCTTGCCCTTGCCCTTGTCCTTGCCGCCGAAGAGATTCTTGAGCCCGCCGAGCACGTTGTCCTTGGCGCGGCCCGCGCCCACCTCCAGAGCGGTGCGCAGCGGCCCCTTGCCCTCGGCGAGCTTGCGGCCGCCGTCGAGGGCCAGCTTGGCGAAGCCGGGGCTGTTGCCGTCGGCGATGTCGTTGAGCTTGCCGGTCGTCTCGCCGAGTTTGCGGCCGGCGCCGACGAGGAGCCGCTGGACCTGGGCGGCCAGATACTCCTGGGCCTCGGCCTTGAGGTGATCGACGGCCTCGCTGTGGGCGACGTCGGAGAGCGGATTGCTCTTCGTCGCGTCCTTCGCCCGGTCCGCCGCCTCGCCGGTAGCGCGGCCGGTCGCCGTTCCGAGGGTCTCAGTCATCACCGTCGCCTCCCCTCGTCGTCCGTGACCGCGTGGCCTTGCGAGCAGCCTTCTTGGCCGGTGCGGTCCTCTTCGCCGGTGCGGTCCTCTTCGTCTGAGCCGCCTTCTTCGCCGGGGCGGTCCTCTTGGCGGCCGTCTTCTTGGCGGCGGCCTTCTTGGGCGGGGGCTTCTTCGCCGCCTGCCCGCGCGGGGAGCGCCTCGACCGCTCGTCGGACTCGCGGTCGGGTCCCGAGTCCTCGGGCTCGCGGTCCTCGGGCTCGCGGTCCTCGTCCTCGTCGCGCCCCGACGCATCCGGCGTCACCCCGGCGAGCTGGTCGCGCACCTGCGAGGTGCGCCCGTGCAGACGGCCGGCGATCCCTTCGATCTGCCGCTCCACCAGCGCACCGGTGGCCGCCTTGCCAGCACCGCGCAGGTCTTCGCGCAGCTGGTCCCCCAGCTCCTTGAACTGCGGGTTGTTCTGCAGCTGCTGGGACACCAGCTCCGCGAGCGCCCGCGGGCTGAGGTGCATCCGCTTGCCGGCCACCATGGTGCCGACGGCGAACGCGAGTTTCATCTTCTTGGTACGTCCGAGGACGTATCCGGCCCCTACGGCGAGGCCCAGTCCTATTCGATTCATTGTGTCGTCCCGTTGCCGGTTCCTGTGCTCCTCTGCGTGCTGATCTCCAGCCGGTCGAGGAGCTCGTCCTCCAGGCGGTCGAACTCCTCCTCATCGATCTCGCCCGCTTCGAGCCGATGCTCGAGGCGGGCGAGATCGGCGCGGACGGACGCCGGGTCGTAGTACTGGCGCTCGGCCTCGGTGAGCACCTGTCTCACCGTCCAGAGGCTGCCGCGCACCGGCGCGAACGGCAGCAGCAGTACCTCTGTGATCAGTCCCATGCACTCGCCTCCTCGGCCGTCGCGCGCTGTCAGTGCGTCGTCTCCGCGGGCTCCGCGGGCTGCGCCGGCCCCGGTTCGACGAAGCTGTACGGCGGCAGCGGCCCGTTCACCCGTACCTCGATGTGCGGATGGCTCTTGCGGACCTCATCCACGGCGTCGAGGAAGACCGCCGCCGAGTCCCGGCCCACGAGGAACGACAGATTGGCCGGCCAGCCGGTCGACTCGGGGCCCGCGCTGACGGCCTCGGCGGCCGGCTCCAGCGCCTGCCACAACTCCGCCGCGTCGTCGGCCTCCCGGGCCTGCACGGCGGCGACGACCATCTCGCCGAGCCGCAGCCGGTCCTCGTAAGTACCGCCGCCCGCCTGCCGGTTGGCCTCGGTCATGGCGCGCAGCTCGGGGTTCTCCCCCATCACGCGGTGCAGCACGGCCTCTTCGTCGTGGCTGGCCTTCACGTTGTACTCGACCTTGCCGTCGAGGGCACCGAGCCGTTCCCGGTAGTGCTCCGCGCGTTCGGCGAGCACCCCGGTGACGGACGCGTCGTCCGGGGCGACACTGCCGAACCGCATGGGCAGCAGGGGGCCGCCCGCGCCCGCCTCGCTCAGGACGTTCTGGTGGGCGAGCAGATCCTTGCGCTTGGGGCGCAGCCCCTCGGGGGCCTCGCTGACGATCGCCGCCAGCTCGCCCTCCTTCAGGATGCGCACCGGGCGCGCGGGATCTCCCACTCCGCCCATGCCCTCCGGGAGGCCGGGGTGCGAGCTCGCGGTGATGCCGTAGACGTACGTGCTCACTCCTGTTCCTCCCTCTTGCGCGAGCTCGTGGTCTTGCGGGCCCGCGGCCGCGACTCGGACTGGCCCTCCTCGCGGGCCTGCTTGAACGCGTCGGAGATCGTCTCGGCGGCGCCGGACAGCGCCCCCTTGGACTTGCCACGCGCGCCGGACTCGGTGATCTCACCGACGAGGTCCGGCAGGCCGGGGTTCTTGCGCGGCCCGGCCTCCAGGTCGAGCCGGTTGCACGCCTCGGCGAAGCGCAGATAGGTGTCGACGCTGGCCACCACGACCCGGACGTCGATCTTCAGAATCTCGATGCCGACCAGGGAGACCCTCACGAAGGCGTCGATGACGAGCCCCCTGTCGAGAATGAGTTCCAGGACGTCGTACAGGCCGCTGCTGCCGCCTCCGCCGCCGGACTGCTGTGCCGGGACTACGGTCATGCCGGCCGATCCTCCTTGTCTGTGGGTGCTTGAGGCCTGTGGGTGCTTGAGCGGGACGGCGTCTAGCGGCCGCCGGGGCGATGTGGGTCCGCCCGCCCGCGTTCGTAACGGCGGACACGCCGATAGCCGGTGAGCTCGCCCTGCGGGTCGAGTTCCACCCGGTAGCTCGCGAGCAGGCTCATCGTGTCGGGGACCCTGGCGACCTCCAGGACCTCGACCTCCAGCGTCCAGCCGTCCTCGGACTGTTCGAACGACGACACGGACTCGGGCGCCATGCCGGTCAGCTCCGCGAGCTGGGTCCGCGCATGACGCAGCACCTGCATGGGGCCGGGGCGCTCGTCCGCCGATTCCCGCACCTCTTCAGGTTCATCCGATTCACGCCTTGTGGGCGAATTATGTGTTTTTGATGTGTTTGATGCGTTCGACATGACCACCTCGAACACCGAGTGGCCACACGTCCGTTGGCCAAACCTTTTCGGGTCAGCCGCGCAGCGCCGTCAACCGCGCAACGCGGCCAGCCGCCGTGCCGGAGCGAGCGCGCGACCCCGCCTCATGGCTCCCGCCCAGGGGTCGGTGCGGGCCTGGTCGACGGCGTCCGCCAGGGTCCATCGGCGGGCGTCGACGGCCGGGGCGTCGAGCTGTTCCCAGGTCAGGGGCGTGGCCACGGGCGCGCCGGGGCGGGCGCGCACGGTGTAGGGGGCTACGGCGGTCTGGGCGTAGACGTTGCGCTGGATGTCGAGGTAGAGCCGGTCGCCCCGGTCCTTCTTGCGGGGTTCGACGGTGAGCCGCTCGGGATGGGCGCGGACGAGTTCCCCGGCGAGTTCCCGGGCGAAGTCGCGCACCGCGTCGAAGTCGTCGTGCCCGTTCAGCGGTACGACGACGTGGACGCCCCGGGAGCCGGTGGTCATCGGTACGGACGGCAGGTTGGGCGCGTCGCGCAGGTCCCGTACGTCCCGGGCGGCCTCCCGGACCTGCGCGAAGTCGTCCACCGACGGGTCGAGGTCGATGACGAGCCGGTCGGGTCGGTCGACGTCCCCGGCCCGGGAGAGCCAGCGGTGCAGGGTGAGGCAGGCCTGGTCGGCCAGGTAGACGAGGGTGGCCGCGTCGTCGCAGACCGGGTGGACGACCGTGCCTCCCTCCTTGGCCACCTCGACGCGTTCGATCCGGTCCGGATAGTGCTCGGGGGTGTTCTTCTGCATGAACATGGGCCCGTCGAGCCCGTCGGGGTGCCGTTCCAGCATCAGCGGGCGCCCGCGCAGATGGGGCAGCATGAAGGGGGCGACGGCACGGTGGTAGGCGACGAGATCGCCCTTGGTGTACTCCTTGCCGCCGCCGTCGGCGGGGAACAGCACCTTGTCCGGCCGGTGGATCTCGACGGTACGGCGACCGACCCGCATCGTGTGGCTGTCCCCCATCGCCTGCTCCTCTCAGGGCGTGATCGCGTGCTCCACCAGCAGCCGTCCGGCCACCGCGATGGCCTCCGCGTCGATCCCCGCCTCGCGCAGCTGCTCCTCGGGCGAGGCCGAGCCCGGCATCGTACGGACGGCCAGGCGCACCAGGCGGGGCACCGGGCGGCCGTCGAGGAAGGCGTCGAGGACCGCGTCGCCGAGGCCGCCCTCCTCGTGGTGGTCCTCGACGGTGAGGATGCAGCCGGTGCGTTCGGCGGCCTCCCGCAGGGTGCGGCGGTCGACGGGCTTGACCGAGTAGAGGTCGATCACCCGGACCTGGATGCCCTCGCGGTCCAGCGCGTCGGCGGCGTTGAGGGCCTCGTGGACGGTGGCCCCGGCCGCGACGACCGTCAGCCGGTCGGTGTCCGAGGCACGCAGCACCTTGCTGCCGCCGACCGGGAACTCCTCGGTCGGGCTGTAGAGGACGGGCGAGGCGCCCCTGGAGGTGCGCAGGTAGCGGACGCCGTCGAGGCCGGCCATGGTGCCGACGAGCTTGGCGGTCTGGTTGGCGTCGCACGGGTACAGCACGGTGGAGCCGTGCACCGAGCGCATCATCGCCAGGTCCTCCAGACCCATCTGCGAGGGCCCGTCCTGGCCGATGGCGACGCCCGCGTGGGAGCCGACGAGATTGATGCCGGAGCCGCTGACCGACGCCATGCGGATGAAGTCGTGGGCACGGGTGAGAAACGCCGCGAACGTGGCGGCGTACGGCACCCAGCCGCGGGCCGCGAGGCCCACCGAGGCGGCCACGAGCTGCTGTTCGGCGATGTAGCACTCGAAGTAGCGGTCGGGGTGCTCCTTGGCGAAGAACTCGGAGCGGGTGGAGTCGCCGACCTCGCCGTCCAGGGCGACGACGTCCCCGCGGGCGGAGCCGAGCGCGGCGAGGGCCTGCCCGTAGGCGTCCCGGGTGGCGACCTCGTCACCGGTCTCGTAGCGCGGCAGTTCCAGGTGCCCGGTGCGTACGGCGTGCAGCATCCGGGCGGCCGGCGGCTGAGGGACCTCGACGCGGAGGTCGCGCACCCCGCCGAGTTCCGCGATCGCCTCGTCGGCGTCCTTGAGCGGCTTGCCGTGCAGGCCCTCCCGGTCCTGGACGGCCTCGACACCCTTGCCCTTGAGGGTGCGGGCCAGGATCACGGTGGGCTGGCCCTTGGTGGAGGCGGCCTCGCCGTAGGCGCGGTCGACGGCGTCCACGTCGTGTCCGTCGATCTCGATGGTGTGCCAGCCGAAGGCCGCGAAGCGGCGGGCGTAGGCGTCCAGGTCGTGGCCGTGCCGGGTGGGCCCGCGCTGTCCGAGCCGGTTGACGTCGACGATCGCCGTCAGATTGTCGAGATGCTCGTACGCGGCGTGCTCGGCGGCCTCCCACACCGAGCCCTCGGCGAGCTCGCTGTCGCCGCACAGCACCCACACCCGGTAGCCGGTGCGGTCCAGCCGCTTCCCGGCCAGCGCGATGCCGACGCCGACGGGCAGTCCCTGGCCCAGCGACCCGGTGGCCGTCTCCACCCACGGCAGCCGCCGTGGCGTGGGGTGTCCCTCCAGCCGGCTGCCCAGCTTGCGGAAGGTCATCAGCTCGGTCTCGCTGATCGCGCCCGCCGCCTTGTACGCGGAGTACAGCAGGGGCGAGGCGTGCCCCTTGGACAGCACGAACCGGTCGTTGGCGGGGTGCTGGGGGCGTTCGAAGTCGTACCGCAGATGCTTCGCGAGCAGCACCGCCATCAGCTCGGCGCCCGACATGGACGACGTCGGGTGCCCGGAGCCTGCGGCATCCGAAGCGCGGACGCTGTCGACCCGCAACTGCTGTGCCAGCTCGGTGAGTTGACGGCTGTTCATGACTCTCCTTTTGAACCCTCGGCGGGCTTCGGCGGAATTTCGGACGCCGGGCCGCGCTCCTGACCCGGTGACGTGGCCGGGGACTCGTCGGCGCCCGTCTTCGCCTTCTGGGGGGCGCCGGGCACCTTGGCCAGCTCCGGTGACGCCGTGTCCAGGGGGACGGACCAGGACCGTACGAGGCCCAACTGGACGCCCTGGCGCGGCAGTACGGCGTCCAGGAGCCAGTCGGCGGCCACCCGGACGCGGTTGCCGGGCATGGCGGCAAGGTGGTAGCCGCGGGCGACGGCTCCGGCGAGGGGCCCGGACAGCGGTACGCCGAGCGGGTTGGCGGCGGCCTTGACCCCGCCGAGGTCCACGACGAAGCCGAGGTCGCTGTGGCGGTAGGGCTCGGGCTCGCCCCGGCCGAGGGAGGCGGCGACGTTGTACGCGGCCACCTTGCCCTGCCGCCAGGCGTGTTGGGCGGTCATCGGGGTGTACTGGCCGGGCTTGGTCAGGTCGGGTACGGCGGCCGCGTCGCCGCAGGCGAACACGTCCGGCCGGCCCGGCACCCGCAGCGTGGGCTCGACGAGCAGCCGGCCGCGTTCCATCGGCAGCCCCAGCGACTCGGCGAGCGGATCGGGCCGTACGCCCACGCACCACACGAGCGTGCGGGTGTCGACGAACTCCCCGTCGGTCAGCAGCAC encodes the following:
- a CDS encoding gas vesicle structural protein GvpA, translated to MTVVPAQQSGGGGGSSGLYDVLELILDRGLVIDAFVRVSLVGIEILKIDVRVVVASVDTYLRFAEACNRLDLEAGPRKNPGLPDLVGEITESGARGKSKGALSGAAETISDAFKQAREEGQSESRPRARKTTSSRKREEQE
- a CDS encoding transketolase; translated protein: MNSRQLTELAQQLRVDSVRASDAAGSGHPTSSMSGAELMAVLLAKHLRYDFERPQHPANDRFVLSKGHASPLLYSAYKAAGAISETELMTFRKLGSRLEGHPTPRRLPWVETATGSLGQGLPVGVGIALAGKRLDRTGYRVWVLCGDSELAEGSVWEAAEHAAYEHLDNLTAIVDVNRLGQRGPTRHGHDLDAYARRFAAFGWHTIEIDGHDVDAVDRAYGEAASTKGQPTVILARTLKGKGVEAVQDREGLHGKPLKDADEAIAELGGVRDLRVEVPQPPAARMLHAVRTGHLELPRYETGDEVATRDAYGQALAALGSARGDVVALDGEVGDSTRSEFFAKEHPDRYFECYIAEQQLVAASVGLAARGWVPYAATFAAFLTRAHDFIRMASVSGSGINLVGSHAGVAIGQDGPSQMGLEDLAMMRSVHGSTVLYPCDANQTAKLVGTMAGLDGVRYLRTSRGASPVLYSPTEEFPVGGSKVLRASDTDRLTVVAAGATVHEALNAADALDREGIQVRVIDLYSVKPVDRRTLREAAERTGCILTVEDHHEEGGLGDAVLDAFLDGRPVPRLVRLAVRTMPGSASPEEQLREAGIDAEAIAVAGRLLVEHAITP
- a CDS encoding gas vesicle protein — protein: MSNASNTSKTHNSPTRRESDEPEEVRESADERPGPMQVLRHARTQLAELTGMAPESVSSFEQSEDGWTLEVEVLEVARVPDTMSLLASYRVELDPQGELTGYRRVRRYERGRADPHRPGGR
- a CDS encoding GvpL/GvpF family gas vesicle protein, encoding MSTYVYGITASSHPGLPEGMGGVGDPARPVRILKEGELAAIVSEAPEGLRPKRKDLLAHQNVLSEAGAGGPLLPMRFGSVAPDDASVTGVLAERAEHYRERLGALDGKVEYNVKASHDEEAVLHRVMGENPELRAMTEANRQAGGGTYEDRLRLGEMVVAAVQAREADDAAELWQALEPAAEAVSAGPESTGWPANLSFLVGRDSAAVFLDAVDEVRKSHPHIEVRVNGPLPPYSFVEPGPAQPAEPAETTH
- a CDS encoding gas vesicle protein K, with the protein product MTGRNRLELEPDTVERDLVKLVLTVVELLRQLMERQALRRFDTGELSEDQEERIGLTLMLLDERMTELRERYGLRPEDLNLDLGPLGPLLPRE
- a CDS encoding SRPBCC family protein; translated protein: MTETLGTATGRATGEAADRAKDATKSNPLSDVAHSEAVDHLKAEAQEYLAAQVQRLLVGAGRKLGETTGKLNDIADGNSPGFAKLALDGGRKLAEGKGPLRTALEVGAGRAKDNVLGGLKNLFGGKDKGKGKGGSGSKPTVIIESIDVGVPLRTAYDQWTQYQSFSTFAKGVKSANRADDTHSDWQLKVFWSNRSWKAHTTEQVPDQRITWTSEGAKGTTKGAVTFHSLADDLTRVLLVMEYYPQGLFEKTGNIWRAQGRRARLDLKNFARFITLRGEAEDGWRGEIRDGDVVVSHEDALAEEEREDEEQEELPDDEASEDGEAEGEYEEDEDADEAEPDEYEEAEGYVEEDEEGDLEDPEEVPEEAYEDVPEAEDDAEEDSEEEPYEDEDEERAAVGGSRR
- a CDS encoding gas vesicle protein GvpG, which encodes MGLITEVLLLPFAPVRGSLWTVRQVLTEAERQYYDPASVRADLARLEHRLEAGEIDEEEFDRLEDELLDRLEISTQRSTGTGNGTTQ
- a CDS encoding GvpL/GvpF family gas vesicle protein; its protein translation is MTGLRYVYAVCRPFDAALQSQLKGVAGAPPRQLRHHDLIAVVSEVPERDFAEQPLRAHLEDLDWLTETARAHQSVIDALTVVTTPLPLRLGTVFRDDSGVRVMLEAREEGFRRTLDRLSGRVEWGVKVYAESEEREEAQAPAKVSSGRDYLRQRRRSHRAHEELWENADRFARRLHETLAQFAEDTRLHAPQNSALSGVPGRNVLNAAYLVPRAHSEEFVELVDRTKGEEPGLRVELTGPWAAYSFSGETGTGEEST
- the ligD gene encoding non-homologous end-joining DNA ligase — translated: MGDSHTMRVGRRTVEIHRPDKVLFPADGGGKEYTKGDLVAYHRAVAPFMLPHLRGRPLMLERHPDGLDGPMFMQKNTPEHYPDRIERVEVAKEGGTVVHPVCDDAATLVYLADQACLTLHRWLSRAGDVDRPDRLVIDLDPSVDDFAQVREAARDVRDLRDAPNLPSVPMTTGSRGVHVVVPLNGHDDFDAVRDFARELAGELVRAHPERLTVEPRKKDRGDRLYLDIQRNVYAQTAVAPYTVRARPGAPVATPLTWEQLDAPAVDARRWTLADAVDQARTDPWAGAMRRGRALAPARRLAALRG
- a CDS encoding DNA primase, with the protein product MNRIGLGLAVGAGYVLGRTKKMKLAFAVGTMVAGKRMHLSPRALAELVSQQLQNNPQFKELGDQLREDLRGAGKAATGALVERQIEGIAGRLHGRTSQVRDQLAGVTPDASGRDEDEDREPEDREPEDSGPDRESDERSRRSPRGQAAKKPPPKKAAAKKTAAKRTAPAKKAAQTKRTAPAKRTAPAKKAARKATRSRTTRGGDGDD
- a CDS encoding gas vesicle protein, which produces MTFPSRVPEPYGQNGSANLADILERVLDKGLVIAGDIRINLLDIELLTIKLRLIVASVDKAKEMGIDWWETDPALSSNARRDELSRENAELRARLAELDDGGYRREPESAIGRGRAREEPS
- a CDS encoding gas vesicle protein; this translates as MTVIERREVALVDLLDRLLAGGVVITGDLTLRIADVDLVRIDLNALISSVNAQVPSPWGGAE
- a CDS encoding hydrophobic protein, coding for MVPILLVLLLILVLFGAGFAVKVLWYIALAVLVLWLLGFLLRGTSASGGRSRWYRW